In Paludibaculum fermentans, the genomic stretch TCCCGGCTACTTATGCCAGGCAATGGGCTTACGGGCGGCGAAGGCGCCTAAATGGAAGCGCTTGCTGTATGACTTACGTCGGACGCTGCCGGGTGCGGCGGAGAATTCCTCGCCGCTTACATGTATTCCGGCACCGGGATTCCCAGCACGTTCGCCAGGGTGTGGTGCAGCTGTTTCTGGAAATAGACCGCCAGCCAGAGCAGGACATTTCGCTTTTCCGGGTCTTTCTCCGCGAGGATCGGGTAGTCCTGGTAGAAGGTGTTGAAGGCCTGCGCCAGTTGGAACGCGTAGCGCGCCATCTGGGCAGGTTCTCCGGAACTGAGTGCCGCATTCAAGGCGGAACCGGACTTCGAGGCCGCCAGCAGGAGTTGCCAGATCGGTTCTGAACTCAGCTGGCGGGCCATCTTCTCCGCGTCCAGCACTTCAGTGAACTCAGGGATCTGCTCGCCACGTTCAACCAGCTTGGCCAGAATCTTGCCGGCCCGCACGGCCGCGTATTGGATGTACGGTCCGGTCTCGCCTTCAAAGCTCAGCGCTTCCTGGAGGTCAAAGGCGATCACCGTGTTCCGGGTGAACTTCAACAGGAAGTAGCGGAGGGCTCCGATGGCGATCTGGGTGGCTACGCGCCTGCGTTCGGCTTCGGGCTTCTCCGCGTGGCGGGCGTCCACCTCGACCTGGGCCTTCTCGATCAGTTTGTCGATCAGGTCGTCGGCTTTCACGCCCAGGCCTTTGCGGCCGGAGACTTCGACGTACGACTTCTTCTTGTCTTCCTCGGAGAGGGGGATGTCCAGTTCAACGCAGGTGCGCGGCGACAGGGCCACCATCTCATAGGAGAAGTGGATGGAGTGGTCGGCCTGCTGTTCGTAGCCGAGCGCGCGGAGGCCGGCGACGACGACGTCCTGTAAATAGGACTGCCGCGAGTCGATGACGTTGTAGACCTCGGTGCCGCCACCGAACGCGGGGCGATCCGCCACGGCTTCGGAGGCATCAGCCGTCGCGACCCACGCGACATGGCCGTCGGGGTAGGTCCGCATGGGCATGTAATGGAAGTCCTTGCCGAGGATGCCGAACTTCCACATCTGATAGGCGATGTCCTTGCCGACGTAGGTCACGGTGCCGTTGGAGCGGACGATCACCTTGGCGTCGTCGTCGCCCGACTCCTCGCCGGCCGAGTCGCGGAAGTGCGTGGCAGCCATCACCCAGCAGCCCTTGTTCTTCCCTTCCTCGACAAAGTAGATGGCCTTGCGCTGCTTGAGCTGCTCGAAGGCGGTGGCCCAGAACTGGAGGTGCAGGATCTCGCTCTCGCGCGGCAGGACGTCGTAGCTGATGCCCAGGCGCCACATGGTGGTGAGGTGGCACTCGACGATCGCGTCGGCGATCAGGTGGCCGAGCTCCGCGATGACGCCTTCGCCGTGTTCGATGGCATGCAGGGCATCGCGCCGCCACTGGATCGCTTCGGGATGGTCGCCGTAGTAAGCCGAAGTCCGGGCGTAGAGGTCCCAGCAATAGTAGTCGAACTTGGGCGCGGCCAGCAAAGCCTTCACCTCGTCGACCGACTTCTTCTCCAGATGGTGGAAGCCGACCACCACGTCGGCGACCTGAACGCCCGTATTGTCGATATAGTTCTGGACCTCGACGGCACGGCCGGAGGCGCGCAGCATGCGGACGAAGGTATCGCCCAGGACGGAGTTCCGCAGGTGGCCGATGTGGGCCGCCTTGTTCGGATTGATGTTCGTGTGCTCGACGATGGTCTTGCCCGGAAGTGCGTCGGGAGCCTGGCTGGCGGCTGCGAGCAGCAGGGCGCCGTACGCACCGCGGTCGAGGCGCGCATTCAGGAAGCCATTGCCCGCCACTTCGAGGCTGGCGATGCCGGCGACAGGCGGCAGCGCAGCGACAATCTCGGCAGCGATCACCTTAGGAGCCTTCTTCAACTGGCGCGCCAGCGCGAACGCCACGGGCGCCGCCAGCTCGCCCAGGTCGCTCTGCTTGGGCTGCTCAATAACTACAGGAATATCAACGCCGTAGCGTTCCTTCAGGAGGGTGGTAAGGGCTTCGCGCAGACGCTGTTCGGCCAAATGAAACACGACGGGTGGGACCTCAGGTTCCAGTGTAGCAACGACCTCCAAGGGCTATATGAGACCACTTTGGTCCTAGATTGAGGTATACTTAGATCGTGGCGAAAGTAACCTTCCTCCCGGCCAACAAGACTTTTGAAATTGACCTGGAAAACCTTCCTTATCATGAACATGGCAAGCCGAAATCTTTTCTCGACATCGCGATCAATGTCGGCATGCACATCGAACACGCCTGCGGTGGAAACTGCGCTTGCACCACCTGCCACGTGGTGGTGAAAGAGGGCGCCGAGTTCCTTAGCGAGATGGACGACGACGAAGCCGACAAGCTCGACATGGCCGCCGATCTGCAACTCGGTTCGAGGCTGGGGTGCCAGGTTTTCTTCGAACGCGACGGCGACGCCGTGATCGAGATTCCGTCCTGGAACCGCAACTACGTGAGCGAAGGCGGCGGCTCAATCAACCTCGGCGACGCTATTCCCGCCGCGAAGAAGTAGCGGTTACTCCGCTTTGGCGCCTTCCGGGTGTCTCATGGGAAACGCCTTGACCGCCTGGTCGATTATATCAAAGGGCGCCACGACGCTAATGTTGATCTGCTTATCCTTGGCATTGACCTGGATGCCGTCGTAGATCCGCATGAGTTCCTTCTCGGTGTCCGGCGTCCTCAATCTCAAAATCCCGACCGCGGCGCGGATGGTCTCCTGCACCTGTTTGGCCAGCTCGGCGTCGGGGTAGTCGCCCTCGGCCTGGAGGTTCACTCCGCTGCTGAGGTCGGCGTGCACCTTGACCTCACCCAGCGACGTGGCCAGGCGGGCGAAGTTCGCCATATTCCCCTTCAGGGGGATATCGGGCACCATGGCTCCGCCGTGTAGCGAGACGAGCCAGGCGTGGTCGAGCGGCAGCTCCGTCACCATCTCGATGAGATCGTGCGGCGGGTTCTCGCCGGGCTTGTCGCGGTTGTCGATGATCTGCTTCAGATCCTTCACCGCTCCAGCGACGGCGACGCCGCTGGTGATGAACAGGACCCCGGCCTCACCCTGCGACAGGATGTAGTAAGTCTTGTAGCTCTGGCGCTCGATGCCAGGCACGCGGAAGTCCGGCTCCTGGCCGAACTGGCCGCCAAACTTGCCGCGGATGAAGACCATGCTCCGCTTGTTGTTGCCGGCATAGACCAGTTCCCAGATGTCGCGCGTGGGGTCGAGCCCGGTCTTGGCCTGGAAGTCGTCCAGAACCTTGATCTTGTGACCTTCGACGTAAGTCTTGAAGAAGGGCGTGGCCTTCAGCTTGTCCAACCGCAGCCCGGCGAGGACGACGGTGTCGGAAGGAATCAGGGGGGCGATGGCGGCGTCGATGCGCGCGCCTTTCGACCCGGCTCCGCAACCTGCGGCGAAGACAGCGGCCAGAACAACGGTGGCGGGCTTCCTTAAATCCATATGCTCCCCAACCTATTGACGGGGCCCGGCATGGATCTATTTCAGCGACTTGACGCTTATCTCCTTAAAGAAGACCGTCGAGGACTTGTCGTGATTCTGTACGCCGATGTAGCCGGAGTCCGGACGAGGGCCGCGGACGGGTTCGTACCACATCTTGCGCTCGGGGACAGGCTGGTCGCCCTTGAACTCGTTGACGACGACGCCGTTGAGGGAGATCTTCGTGACCTGGCCCTTGATCTCGATGTCCATGGTGTTCCACTCGCCGGCCGGCTTCTGCTGGCGCGAGGTGACCTTGGAGAGGGAGTAGATGGCGCCGGTGGAGTGCCAGTCGTCGCCGGCGGCGTCGATCTGGACTTCGTAGCCGTTGTGGACGCCGTACCACGGGTCT encodes the following:
- a CDS encoding arginine--tRNA ligase, translating into MFHLAEQRLREALTTLLKERYGVDIPVVIEQPKQSDLGELAAPVAFALARQLKKAPKVIAAEIVAALPPVAGIASLEVAGNGFLNARLDRGAYGALLLAAASQAPDALPGKTIVEHTNINPNKAAHIGHLRNSVLGDTFVRMLRASGRAVEVQNYIDNTGVQVADVVVGFHHLEKKSVDEVKALLAAPKFDYYCWDLYARTSAYYGDHPEAIQWRRDALHAIEHGEGVIAELGHLIADAIVECHLTTMWRLGISYDVLPRESEILHLQFWATAFEQLKQRKAIYFVEEGKNKGCWVMAATHFRDSAGEESGDDDAKVIVRSNGTVTYVGKDIAYQMWKFGILGKDFHYMPMRTYPDGHVAWVATADASEAVADRPAFGGGTEVYNVIDSRQSYLQDVVVAGLRALGYEQQADHSIHFSYEMVALSPRTCVELDIPLSEEDKKKSYVEVSGRKGLGVKADDLIDKLIEKAQVEVDARHAEKPEAERRRVATQIAIGALRYFLLKFTRNTVIAFDLQEALSFEGETGPYIQYAAVRAGKILAKLVERGEQIPEFTEVLDAEKMARQLSSEPIWQLLLAASKSGSALNAALSSGEPAQMARYAFQLAQAFNTFYQDYPILAEKDPEKRNVLLWLAVYFQKQLHHTLANVLGIPVPEYM
- a CDS encoding 2Fe-2S iron-sulfur cluster-binding protein, whose translation is MAKVTFLPANKTFEIDLENLPYHEHGKPKSFLDIAINVGMHIEHACGGNCACTTCHVVVKEGAEFLSEMDDDEADKLDMAADLQLGSRLGCQVFFERDGDAVIEIPSWNRNYVSEGGGSINLGDAIPAAKK
- a CDS encoding 3-keto-disaccharide hydrolase; its protein translation is MKLLMLTLLSAAALLPAAEFKPLYNGKDLTGWKMTGPGQFVIEDGLMKTEGGMGLLYFTKEKFGNCVVRVVFKTVGDHANSGVIIRLPEAPPDPWYGVHNGYEVQIDAAGDDWHSTGAIYSLSKVTSRQQKPAGEWNTMDIEIKGQVTKISLNGVVVNEFKGDQPVPERKMWYEPVRGPRPDSGYIGVQNHDKSSTVFFKEISVKSLK